The following are encoded together in the Juglans microcarpa x Juglans regia isolate MS1-56 chromosome 2D, Jm3101_v1.0, whole genome shotgun sequence genome:
- the LOC121249911 gene encoding LOW QUALITY PROTEIN: uncharacterized protein LOC121249911 (The sequence of the model RefSeq protein was modified relative to this genomic sequence to represent the inferred CDS: deleted 2 bases in 1 codon), with translation MLDRYSASRYGGFRPENLGQNALGMIGNLCFTMFVLGVLIFTIIAATYEPEDPLFHPSTKITTFLTSTSNATFKSDNTVVKTGEDFMASNQTAFAAFINITDVDYESALVSDHGTSSTLEETHCEGSMDTPIDCRDPEVFHMMMRAAIERFKDIHFYRFGKPVPGSNDSTCDMAWRFRPKEGKTASFYKDYRRFVISRSMNCTLSVVEIGDYHTGVNARKRKKNQKPGFEKKPEKQDQVTTLPVVGEVVNDTLPVVESEGSFGRGKYLIYEGGGDRCKSMNHYLWSFLCALGEAQYLNRTLVMDLRMCLSSIYSSSNQDEEGKDFRFYFDFEHLKDAASVLDHGQFWSDWNKWQKKDGLSLYLVEDFRVTPMKLAEVKDALIMRKFGSVEPDNYWYRVCEGETESVIQRPWHLIWKSRRLLDIVSAIASRLNWDYDSVHIVRGEKARNRELWPNLDTDTSPDSLLSTLRDKVEDGRNLYIATNEPHTSFFDPLKDKYSTHFLDEYKDLWDENSEWYSEMTNLNQGNPVEFDGYMRVSVDTEVFLRGKKQIETFNDLTNDCKDGINTCTASSS, from the exons ATGTTGGATCGGTACTCGGCATCGAGGTACGGAGGCTTCCGGCCGGAGAATTTGGGCCAGAATGCCCTGGGAATGATTGGTAATCTTTGCTTCACTATGTTTGTGCTTGGTGTCTTAATCTTTACAATTATTGCCGCCACTTATGAACCCGAAGACCCTTTGTTTCACCCATCAACCAAAATCACCACATTTCTCACATCCACCTCCAATGCCACTTTTAAATCTGATAACACCGTTGTCAAGACCGGTGAGGATTTCATGGCCTCGAACCAAACCGCATTCGCCGCGTTTATTAACATAACAGATGTCGAC TATGAGTCTGCCCTAGTTTCAGACCATGGTACTAGTAGTACCCTTGAAGAAACCCATTGCGAGGGCAGTATGGATACCCCAATTGATTGTAGGGACCCTGAAGTCTTCCATATGATGATGAGGGCTGCTATAGAACGGTTTAAGGATATCCATTTTTACCGGTTTGGGAAACCGGTTCCTGGGTCTAATGATAGCACCTGTGATATGGCATGGCGATTTAGGCCCAAGGAAGGGAAGACAGCCTCCTTTTATAAGGATTACAGGAGGTTTGTGATTTCAAGGTCTATGAATTGTACCCTTAGTGTGGTTGAGATTGGTGATTACCACACAGGGGTGAATgcgaggaagaggaagaagaatcaGAAACCTGGGTTTGAGAAGAAACCAGAGAAGCAAGACCAGGTTACTACGTTGCCTGTTGTTGGGGAGGTTGTGAATGATACCCTTCCCGTGGTTGAGTCTGAAGGTTCATTTGGCCGAGGGAAATACTTGATTTACGAAGGTGGTGGTGATAGATGCAAGAGCATGAACCATTACTTGTGGAGTTTCTTGTGTGCTTTAGGTGAAGCTCAGTACTTGAACCGAACATTGGTTATGGATCTGCGTATGTGTTTGTCTTCAATTTACAGTTCATCGAATCAGGATGAGGAAGGCAAAGATTTCAGgttttattttgactttgagCATTTAAAAGATGCAGCATCTGTGTTGGACCATGGTCAGTTTTGGTCAGATTGGAATAAATGGCAGAAGAAAGATGGGTTGAGTCTCTATCTCGTGGAGGATTTTAGGGTCACGCCAATGAAACTTGCTGAAGTGAAGGATGCTTTGATTATGAGAAAATTTGGGTCTGTGGAGCCAGACAATTACTGGTACAGGGTCTGTGAAGGGGAGACAGAGTCTGTAATTCAACGACCATGGCATCTGATATGGAAATCAAGACGGTTGCTGGATATAGTGTCAGCGATTGCATCAAGGTTGAATTGGGATTATGACTCTGTCCATATTGTGAGAGGGGAGAAGGCAAGGAACAGGGAGCTCTGGCCTAATCTTGATACAGATACTTCACCTGATTCACTTCTATCAACCTTGAGGGACAAGGTTGAAGATGGGAGGAACCTGTATATTGCAACAAATGAACCTCATACATCGTTCTTTGATCCTTTGAAGGATAAGTATTCTACTCATTTCCTTGACGAGTACAAGGATCTTTGGGATGAGAACAGTGAGTGGTACTCAGAGATGACAAATCTGAACCAGGGGAATCCAGTTGAATTTGATGGTTACATGAGGGTATCAGTGGATACAGAAGTGTTCTTGAGAGGGAAAAAGCAGATTGAAACCTTCAATGATCTCACGAACGATTGCAAGGATGGCATTAACACCTGCACTGCTTCGTCCAGCTAA
- the LOC121250526 gene encoding U-box domain-containing protein 2 isoform X2, protein MELEDTVAVEVRKQEEVVETWNQRKQTQILQLSEKLIHGDLDSQIEAARDIRKLVRKSSSSSSSSSMKTRSKLAAAGVIQPLVFMLVSPSLDAREASLLALLNLAVRNERNKVKIVTAGAVPPLVELLKFQNGSLRELATAAILTLSAAAPNKPAIVAAGATPLLVQILCSGSVQGKVDSVTALHNLSTSTENSAILDAKAAPPLINLLKECKKYSKFAEKTTALLEILSNSEEGRIAISKSDGGILTLVETVEDGSLVSTEHAVGALLSLCQSCRDKYRELILNEGAIPGLLRLTVEGTAEGRERARTLLDLLRDSPREKRLASSVLERIVYDIAARVDGADKAAETAKRLLQDMVQRSMEHSLSRIQHSAASCTPSDIRST, encoded by the exons ATGGAACTGGAAGACACTGTAGCAGTAGAAGTGAGAAAGCAAGAGGAGGTGGTGGAGACATGGAACCAGAGAAAGCAAACCCAGATACTGCAACTCTCCGAGAAGCTCATCCATGGGGATCTTGATTCCCAGATAGAAGCAGCAAGAGATATCAGAAAGCTGGTCAGAAAATCTTCTTCgtcgtcttcgtcttcttcgATGAAAACCCGCTCAAAGTTGGCAGCGGCGGGCGTGATTCAGCCCCTAGTTTTCATGCTTGTCTCTCCCAGTCTGGATGCCCGGGAAGCCTCTCTCCTCGCTCTCCTCAACCTCGCTGTACGCAACGAACG AAACAAGGTCAAGATCGTCACAGCAGGTGCTGTCCCTCCTCTAGTGGAGCTCCTCAAGTTCCAAAACGGCAGTTTGAGGGAATTAGCCACTGCAGCAATCTTAACACTCTCAGCTGCAGCACCAAACAAGCCCGCTATTGTAGCTGCTGGAGCTACACCACTCCTGGTCCAGATCCTCTGTTCTGGAAGCGTTCAAGGAAAAGTTGATTCTGTTACGGCCCTACACAATCTCTCCACTAGCACAGAGAATTCTGCAATTCTTGATGCAAAAGCAGCTCCCCCTCTCATTAACCTCCTTAAAGAATGCAAGAAGTATTCCAAATTTGCTGAAAAAACTACAGCCCTACTTGAAATCCTTTCCAACTCCGAAGAAGGACGAATTGCGATTTCAAAATCTGATGGCGGGATTTTAACCCTTGTGGAGACGGTTGAAGATGGATCTCTAGTCAGCACAGAACATGCAGTTGGAGCTTTGCTCTCTTTGTGCCAGAGCTGCAGAGATAAGTACCGGGAACTCATTCTTAATGAAGGTGCAATCCCAGGCCTTTTGCGACTGACCGTAGAGGGCACAGCTGAAGGTCGGGAGAGAGCTCGTACACTTTTGGATTTGCTTAGAGATTCTCCTCGAGAAAAGAGACTAGCCTCCTCAGTTTTGGAGAGAATTGTTTATGACATTGCTGCCCGGGTTGATGGAGCAGATAAAGCTGCTGAAACTGCCAAGAGGTTACTGCAAGACATGGTTCAAAGAAGCATGGAGCATAGCTTGAGCCGCATCCAGCATAGTGCTGCATCATGTACACCCTCGGATATTCGATCTACATAA
- the LOC121250526 gene encoding U-box domain-containing protein 2 isoform X1 → MELEDTVAVEVRKQEEVVETWNQRKQTQILQLSEKLIHGDLDSQIEAARDIRKLVRKSSSSSSSSSMKTRSKLAAAGVIQPLVFMLVSPSLDAREASLLALLNLAVRNERVIYIFVFIRNKVKIVTAGAVPPLVELLKFQNGSLRELATAAILTLSAAAPNKPAIVAAGATPLLVQILCSGSVQGKVDSVTALHNLSTSTENSAILDAKAAPPLINLLKECKKYSKFAEKTTALLEILSNSEEGRIAISKSDGGILTLVETVEDGSLVSTEHAVGALLSLCQSCRDKYRELILNEGAIPGLLRLTVEGTAEGRERARTLLDLLRDSPREKRLASSVLERIVYDIAARVDGADKAAETAKRLLQDMVQRSMEHSLSRIQHSAASCTPSDIRST, encoded by the exons ATGGAACTGGAAGACACTGTAGCAGTAGAAGTGAGAAAGCAAGAGGAGGTGGTGGAGACATGGAACCAGAGAAAGCAAACCCAGATACTGCAACTCTCCGAGAAGCTCATCCATGGGGATCTTGATTCCCAGATAGAAGCAGCAAGAGATATCAGAAAGCTGGTCAGAAAATCTTCTTCgtcgtcttcgtcttcttcgATGAAAACCCGCTCAAAGTTGGCAGCGGCGGGCGTGATTCAGCCCCTAGTTTTCATGCTTGTCTCTCCCAGTCTGGATGCCCGGGAAGCCTCTCTCCTCGCTCTCCTCAACCTCGCTGTACGCAACGAACGG gtcatttatatttttgtatttatcaGAAACAAGGTCAAGATCGTCACAGCAGGTGCTGTCCCTCCTCTAGTGGAGCTCCTCAAGTTCCAAAACGGCAGTTTGAGGGAATTAGCCACTGCAGCAATCTTAACACTCTCAGCTGCAGCACCAAACAAGCCCGCTATTGTAGCTGCTGGAGCTACACCACTCCTGGTCCAGATCCTCTGTTCTGGAAGCGTTCAAGGAAAAGTTGATTCTGTTACGGCCCTACACAATCTCTCCACTAGCACAGAGAATTCTGCAATTCTTGATGCAAAAGCAGCTCCCCCTCTCATTAACCTCCTTAAAGAATGCAAGAAGTATTCCAAATTTGCTGAAAAAACTACAGCCCTACTTGAAATCCTTTCCAACTCCGAAGAAGGACGAATTGCGATTTCAAAATCTGATGGCGGGATTTTAACCCTTGTGGAGACGGTTGAAGATGGATCTCTAGTCAGCACAGAACATGCAGTTGGAGCTTTGCTCTCTTTGTGCCAGAGCTGCAGAGATAAGTACCGGGAACTCATTCTTAATGAAGGTGCAATCCCAGGCCTTTTGCGACTGACCGTAGAGGGCACAGCTGAAGGTCGGGAGAGAGCTCGTACACTTTTGGATTTGCTTAGAGATTCTCCTCGAGAAAAGAGACTAGCCTCCTCAGTTTTGGAGAGAATTGTTTATGACATTGCTGCCCGGGTTGATGGAGCAGATAAAGCTGCTGAAACTGCCAAGAGGTTACTGCAAGACATGGTTCAAAGAAGCATGGAGCATAGCTTGAGCCGCATCCAGCATAGTGCTGCATCATGTACACCCTCGGATATTCGATCTACATAA